Proteins co-encoded in one Macrobrachium nipponense isolate FS-2020 chromosome 24, ASM1510439v2, whole genome shotgun sequence genomic window:
- the LOC135204796 gene encoding adhesion G-protein coupled receptor D1-like — protein sequence MTSLPVGGALGLALLLTLFAVATTVTNINGEWSPWSNMATPCTKSCGGGVNLKVRSCTNPSPQGSGQLCLKMDLVSRADKEWKSFDCNTQSCWGLVWGNWGNCSVHCGKGVRTRYSMCGTDVCNGTMAKSQSEPCNDWNKTACPSPCEDMTCPQFGVCQDKSTVQEPIAICVCTMGYEMNPDKTSCIRPPPTTPTPRPIPTLAPEQKVVATVISKSASTLIIIMVSITLGLFLFLRVFTTDRVIQMNMEIALLLAHILLILPGNVNKIPVACTVISILVHFFFTACFMFMLLEALHMYSLVAYVVKKDGMFSKAQNVLVGWGMAAFVVLVCMAFQLDNYGGDYHCWLRMDTPLVYGHFIPIIIIIILTFALIEAAGAVSYKPLTGMDRTQLLSAKISQRTNLIIMPLVFSHWMVGMLSEYEQNLPLYGTFSILNGVTGVAVFLLHSSNNQQVREKLRGCYRSMCKGSAVSR from the exons ATGACGTCACTGCCAGTGGGCGGGGCCTTAGGTCTTGCCCTCTTATTGACCCTTTTTGCTGTAGCGACCACTGTTACCA ACATAAACGGAGAATGGAGCCCCTGGTCGAACATGGCGACGCCCTGCACCAAGTCCTGCGGAGGGGGCGTCAACCTGAAAGTTCGCTCCTGCACAAACCCCTCCCCTCAAGGAAGCGGACAGCTTTGCCTCAAGATGGACCTTGTCAGCCGGGCTGATAAGGAGTGGAAGTCCTTTGACTGCAATACGCAGAGCTGTTGGG GGCTGGTGTGGGGTAACTGGGGCAACTGTTCTGTGCACTGCGGGAAGGGCGTCCGCACCAGGTACTCGATGTGCGGAACTGACGTCTGCAACGGAACTATGGCCAAGTCACAGAGTGAACCCTGCAACGACTGGAACAAGACTGCCTGCCCGA GTCCATGCGAGGACATGACCTGCCCCCAGTTTGGCGTCTGCCAAGACAAATCAACAGTGCAGGAGCCTATTGCAATCTGCGTCTGCACGATGGGGTATGAAATGAATCCGGACAAAACCTCTTGCATTC gaccaccccccaccacccccaccccaaggCCCATACCAACCTTGGCGCCGGAGCAGAAGGTGGTGGCGACGGTGATCTCCAAATCAGCCTCCaccctcatcatcatcatggtcAGCATCACTCTGGGGCTGTTCCTCTTCCTCAGAGTCTTCACGACGGACAGAGTCATTCAGATGAACATGGAGATCGCTCTCCTGCTGGCCCACATCCTGCTCATCCTCCCAGGCAATGTCAACAAGATTCCA gtaGCCTGTACGGTCATATCCATCCTGGTCCACTTCTTCTTCACCGCCTGCTTCATGTTCATGCTGCTGGAGGCCCTCCACATGTACTCCCTTGTGGCCTACGTAGTCAAGAAGGACGGGATGTTCTCCAAGGCCCAAAACGTCCTGGTGGGGTGGGGCATGGCCGCTTTCGTCGTCTTGGTCTGTATGGCCTTCCAGCTAGACAACTACGGGGGAGACTATca CTGCTGGCTGAGGATGGACACGCCCCTGGTGTACGGACACTTTATAccgatcattatcatcatcatattgaCCTTTGCTCTGATAGAAGCCGCAGGCGCTGTCAGTTACAAGCCGTTAACGG GAATGGACAGAACTCAACTCCTGAGCGCGAAGATCTCCCAGCGAACGAACCTCATCATCATGCCCTTGGTGTTCTCTCATTGGATGGTTGGGATGTTGTCCGAATACGAGCAAAATCTGCCCCTGTACGGAACGTTCTCCATCCTCAATGGCGTCACAGGGGTTGCTGTGTTCCTCCTTCACAGCTCTAACAACCAGCAG GTTCGAGAAAAACTACGAGGCTGCTACAGATCGATGTGCAAAGGATCTGCCGTGAGCAGATAA